One segment of Haloplanus natans DSM 17983 DNA contains the following:
- a CDS encoding HalOD1 output domain-containing protein, whose product MSATGDESTTTMAAPHRLEIDWDRREPVSFTVQAALGDVEGCSAVELDPLADYVDPDALEAFFSGSAAEVATRSLSFEYEGYTVHVDGTGHVRIN is encoded by the coding sequence ATGTCAGCGACCGGCGACGAGAGTACGACGACGATGGCGGCCCCTCACCGACTCGAAATCGACTGGGACCGACGCGAACCGGTCAGCTTCACGGTGCAGGCGGCCCTCGGCGACGTCGAGGGATGCTCGGCAGTGGAACTGGACCCGCTCGCGGATTACGTGGACCCCGACGCGCTCGAAGCCTTCTTCAGCGGCTCGGCGGCCGAAGTGGCGACCCGGAGCCTCTCCTTCGAGTACGAAGGCTACACCGTCCACGTCGACGGCACCGGACACGTCCGCATCAACTGA
- the panB gene encoding 3-methyl-2-oxobutanoate hydroxymethyltransferase, with protein sequence MPTVQEIQRASADGEPLTMLTAYDAPTAAIVDAAGIDVILVGDSMGNAVLGYDSTLPVTMDEVASHTGAVARAADGALVVADMPFMSYGASEADGVENAGRLLKEAGANAVKIESGPHTVALTERLVDLGIPVMAHLGLTPQRRNQIGGYARQGTTEEAAAEIRDLAAKHEAAGAFSLVLEHVPDELAAEVTADLDIPVIGIGAGPETDGQVLVLTDVIGLSESVPPFAEEFGDVRGEIESAVAAYRDAVEDGSFP encoded by the coding sequence ATGCCAACGGTCCAGGAGATACAGCGGGCGTCGGCGGACGGCGAGCCGCTGACGATGCTGACGGCGTACGACGCGCCGACGGCGGCCATCGTCGACGCGGCCGGGATCGACGTGATCCTCGTCGGCGACAGCATGGGCAACGCGGTGCTGGGGTACGACTCGACGCTCCCGGTCACGATGGACGAGGTGGCGAGTCACACCGGCGCGGTGGCGCGCGCGGCCGACGGGGCCCTCGTCGTCGCGGACATGCCATTCATGAGCTACGGGGCGAGCGAAGCCGATGGCGTCGAGAACGCGGGACGACTGCTCAAGGAGGCGGGCGCCAACGCGGTCAAAATCGAATCCGGGCCGCACACGGTTGCCCTGACCGAACGGCTCGTCGACCTGGGGATACCGGTGATGGCCCACCTCGGCCTGACGCCGCAACGTCGCAACCAGATCGGCGGCTACGCGCGGCAGGGAACGACCGAGGAAGCCGCCGCGGAGATCCGTGACCTCGCCGCGAAACACGAGGCTGCGGGCGCGTTCTCGCTGGTGCTGGAACACGTCCCCGACGAGTTGGCGGCCGAGGTGACCGCGGACCTCGACATCCCGGTCATCGGTATCGGCGCCGGCCCCGAGACGGACGGACAGGTGCTCGTGTTGACGGACGTGATCGGCCTCTCGGAGTCGGTCCCCCCCTTCGCCGAGGAGTTCGGAGACGTGCGAGGGGAGATCGAATCAGCGGTGGCGGCCTATCGGGACGCGGTGGAGGACGGCTCGTTTCCCTGA
- a CDS encoding COG1361 S-layer family protein produces MHSTHRSLLLVALVVLATVAATGIAAGQSSSGTVIGRPDIEVYTSTTEVEPGTRTDLDLVVSNDGQLRRGGPSQYEQRVTTARGVSVDVEAGDTPFEINTGRVAVGEVPRGTTAIDPISITVPENVDPGRYRVPITVSYSYTVSVEYDAVGSPEYNDLTREETQYVTLRVPDQAQFDVVDTSTTAQIGDTGSVTVTLENDGTRTARDASVVLSSATDELTFGSGSTSSTGYVGEWKPGTNATVEYTVEFDDGATLRNYSLSATVEYEDTDGIARTSEPLAVGVRPAPEQTFELRDTESTLRVGEEGHFAGTVVNRGPDTARQPVVVFESSNPNVNVESNEYALETLEPGESGEYDFDVAISDAASATTQQFNVSVRYRNERGDVRRSDPLNERVTIEPQRDRFSVEAINRTVVAGGTTTLELRVTNEGDDPLRDVEAKAFVQSPLSSDDDEGLVSTLDPGESATFVIGLSASGSALEKEYPVSIDFQYELPDGDTEVSETYRVPVSVERQEGGGLPFLPITVGALAVTGLGLLVRYRRNGSTGGD; encoded by the coding sequence ATGCACTCTACACACCGATCGCTCCTCCTCGTTGCACTCGTCGTCCTCGCTACCGTCGCGGCGACCGGCATTGCCGCCGGTCAGTCCTCGTCGGGCACCGTCATCGGCCGGCCGGACATCGAGGTGTACACCTCGACGACCGAAGTCGAGCCCGGCACCCGGACCGATCTCGACCTCGTCGTCTCGAACGACGGCCAGTTGCGCCGCGGTGGACCGTCACAGTACGAGCAACGCGTCACCACCGCCCGCGGCGTCTCCGTCGACGTCGAGGCGGGTGATACGCCCTTCGAGATCAACACCGGCCGCGTCGCCGTCGGCGAGGTACCGCGCGGGACGACGGCTATCGACCCCATCTCGATCACCGTCCCGGAGAACGTCGACCCCGGCCGCTACCGGGTTCCGATCACCGTCTCGTACAGCTACACCGTCAGCGTCGAGTACGACGCCGTCGGCTCGCCCGAGTACAACGACCTCACGCGCGAGGAGACGCAGTACGTCACCCTCCGGGTCCCCGATCAGGCGCAGTTCGACGTGGTCGATACGTCCACGACGGCCCAGATCGGCGACACCGGAAGCGTCACCGTGACGCTCGAAAACGACGGCACGCGGACCGCCCGCGACGCGAGCGTCGTCCTCTCCTCGGCGACGGACGAACTCACCTTCGGCAGCGGCTCGACGAGTTCGACCGGCTACGTCGGGGAGTGGAAGCCGGGCACGAACGCAACGGTCGAGTACACCGTCGAGTTCGACGACGGCGCGACCCTGCGCAACTACAGCCTCTCGGCGACCGTCGAGTACGAGGACACCGACGGCATCGCGCGCACCTCCGAACCGCTCGCGGTGGGCGTCCGACCCGCTCCGGAACAGACCTTCGAGCTCCGCGACACCGAGTCGACCCTCCGGGTCGGTGAGGAGGGCCACTTCGCCGGCACCGTCGTCAACCGTGGTCCCGACACCGCCCGCCAACCGGTGGTCGTCTTCGAGTCATCGAACCCGAACGTCAACGTCGAGTCGAACGAGTACGCCCTCGAAACGCTCGAACCCGGGGAGTCGGGCGAGTACGACTTCGACGTGGCGATCAGCGACGCCGCGAGCGCCACCACCCAGCAGTTCAACGTCTCCGTCCGCTACCGTAACGAGCGCGGCGACGTGCGCCGGAGCGACCCGCTCAACGAGCGGGTGACGATCGAACCCCAGCGCGACCGGTTCAGCGTCGAGGCGATCAACCGCACCGTCGTCGCCGGCGGGACGACGACGCTCGAACTCCGCGTGACCAACGAGGGTGACGACCCCCTCCGGGACGTGGAGGCCAAGGCGTTCGTCCAGTCCCCGCTCAGCAGCGACGACGACGAAGGGCTGGTCTCGACGCTCGACCCCGGCGAGTCCGCGACGTTCGTCATCGGCCTGAGCGCGAGCGGATCGGCGCTGGAGAAAGAGTACCCTGTCTCCATCGACTTCCAGTACGAACTCCCCGATGGCGACACGGAAGTGTCGGAGACGTACCGCGTGCCGGTCTCGGTCGAACGGCAGGAGGGCGGTGGGCTCCCCTTCCTGCCGATCACCGTCGGCGCGCTCGCGGTAACGGGACTCGGCTTGCTCGTCCGGTACCGTCGGAACGGGTCGACCGGTGGCGACTGA
- a CDS encoding efflux RND transporter permease subunit gives MATDRRVPAVDPRRIVDALDSWIVDRPGRVILVFLVVSGLFVAGLGGGGTDSGTDQFTEDVPAEQALTEINDNFERITFGDDAGTTQLIHEGTNVLSKPELLRMLEAQQRLADDPDLQVSSTSSVARSVARTLDPSADSIDDEIRAVERATPAEIDRAVRTTVERNPGLRALLSEDFNARSASASATIGTVTHRLPGGGSDGPGTSDSNPLTAIQLQAAYTVDAVGGDITVFGSGITSEELGNVINDSLGLVIPAAVVLILLFLIVAYRDPLDLLLGLVALAMTMLWTFGFMGLAGIAFSQLLVAIPPLLLAVGIDFGIHAINRYREEHVGDVDVRAAMRVATDQLLIAFFIVTGTTVLGFAANLSSGLSSIRELGIVAAVGIVFTALVFGIFLPAAKVLADRWRERLGVPEFGTAALGSEESLLGRVLPVGVYVARAAPRAFLVVVLVSTAVLGQYGAGVDSRFTQDDFLPPEEPPAYLDYVPEPFRPGDYTVTETTNFLERNFQTGEEDTTQVYVEGPLHRDDALESMWRAGEDPPPSFVADGGHARETSIVTVIRAYAAQDPEFATLVARNDRNDNGIPDDNLRTVYAALLDSPARDRALGYITDDYSSARIEYAVEADASQEAVTDDTRAVADRMRFEATATGGVIVLKAVSDVIGASAFRSLVIALVAAAGFLVVVYGLLEGRPSLGLVNVLPIALTVAALASTMRFLDIPFNVLTGTSLSIAIGLGIDYSAHLLHRFVEEYDSATDADVALLATVRGTGGALTGSMLTTVSGLGVLWLAISPILGQFGLLIALSVLYSYLASILVLPTTLVLWDRYVAAGAGSALALGGADADPSPLD, from the coding sequence GTGGCGACTGACCGACGCGTGCCCGCCGTCGACCCCCGGCGGATCGTCGACGCCCTCGATTCGTGGATCGTCGACCGGCCCGGTCGGGTGATCCTCGTCTTTCTCGTCGTCTCCGGCCTCTTCGTCGCCGGCCTCGGCGGCGGCGGCACCGACTCCGGCACCGACCAGTTCACCGAGGACGTGCCCGCCGAGCAGGCACTGACGGAGATCAACGACAACTTCGAGCGGATCACGTTCGGCGACGACGCCGGCACGACGCAGTTGATCCACGAGGGGACGAACGTCCTCTCGAAACCCGAACTGTTGCGGATGCTGGAGGCCCAACAACGTCTCGCCGACGACCCCGACCTTCAGGTGTCGAGCACGTCGAGTGTTGCGCGCTCGGTCGCCCGGACCCTCGACCCTTCCGCCGACTCCATCGATGACGAGATTCGCGCCGTCGAGCGGGCGACGCCGGCCGAAATCGACCGCGCCGTGCGGACGACCGTCGAGCGGAATCCGGGGCTTCGCGCCCTGCTCAGCGAGGATTTCAACGCCCGATCGGCGTCGGCGTCGGCCACCATCGGCACGGTCACCCACCGCCTCCCCGGAGGCGGGAGCGACGGCCCGGGAACGAGCGACTCCAACCCGCTCACCGCCATCCAGCTTCAGGCCGCGTACACCGTCGACGCCGTCGGCGGCGACATCACCGTCTTCGGGAGCGGCATCACGAGCGAGGAGTTGGGCAACGTCATCAACGACTCGCTCGGCCTCGTGATTCCCGCGGCTGTCGTGCTCATCCTGCTTTTCCTGATCGTCGCGTATCGCGACCCGCTCGACCTGTTGCTCGGCCTCGTCGCCCTCGCGATGACGATGCTCTGGACGTTCGGCTTCATGGGTCTCGCTGGCATCGCCTTCTCCCAACTGCTCGTCGCCATCCCCCCGCTCTTGCTCGCGGTGGGCATCGACTTCGGTATCCACGCCATCAACCGATACCGCGAGGAACACGTCGGTGACGTGGACGTCCGGGCAGCGATGCGCGTCGCCACCGACCAGCTACTGATCGCGTTCTTCATCGTCACCGGGACGACGGTGCTTGGCTTCGCGGCCAACCTCAGCAGCGGGCTGAGTTCGATCCGCGAACTCGGCATCGTCGCCGCGGTGGGCATCGTCTTCACCGCCCTCGTCTTCGGTATCTTCCTCCCGGCGGCGAAGGTGCTCGCCGACCGCTGGCGCGAGCGCCTCGGCGTCCCCGAATTCGGGACGGCGGCGCTCGGCTCCGAGGAGTCGCTGCTCGGCCGGGTGCTCCCGGTCGGCGTCTACGTCGCCCGCGCCGCCCCGCGTGCCTTCCTCGTCGTCGTCCTCGTCTCGACGGCCGTCCTCGGCCAGTACGGCGCCGGCGTCGACAGCCGGTTCACACAGGACGACTTCCTCCCGCCAGAGGAGCCGCCGGCGTATCTCGACTACGTCCCCGAACCCTTCCGGCCCGGCGACTACACGGTCACCGAGACGACGAACTTCCTCGAACGCAACTTCCAGACGGGCGAGGAGGACACCACCCAGGTGTACGTCGAGGGACCGCTCCACCGCGACGACGCCCTCGAATCCATGTGGCGGGCCGGCGAGGACCCCCCACCGAGTTTCGTCGCGGACGGCGGGCACGCCCGCGAGACGAGCATCGTCACCGTCATCCGCGCCTACGCGGCTCAGGACCCGGAGTTCGCGACGCTGGTCGCCCGCAACGATCGCAACGACAACGGGATTCCGGACGACAACCTCCGGACCGTCTACGCCGCTCTCCTCGACTCGCCGGCCCGTGACCGGGCGCTCGGCTACATCACGGACGACTACTCCAGCGCCCGGATCGAGTACGCCGTCGAGGCGGACGCGTCACAGGAAGCCGTCACCGACGACACCCGCGCCGTGGCCGACCGGATGCGGTTCGAGGCGACGGCGACCGGCGGCGTCATCGTCCTGAAAGCCGTCTCCGACGTGATCGGCGCGTCCGCGTTCCGGAGCCTCGTCATCGCCCTCGTCGCCGCCGCGGGCTTTCTGGTCGTCGTCTACGGCCTCCTGGAGGGGCGCCCGTCGCTCGGCCTCGTCAACGTCCTGCCAATCGCCCTCACCGTCGCGGCGCTGGCGTCGACGATGCGCTTTCTCGACATCCCGTTCAACGTCCTGACGGGGACGAGTCTCTCCATCGCCATCGGCCTCGGCATCGACTACTCGGCGCATCTCCTCCATCGGTTCGTCGAGGAGTACGATAGCGCGACGGACGCCGACGTGGCGTTGCTCGCGACGGTGCGCGGGACGGGCGGTGCCCTCACCGGCAGCATGCTGACGACCGTCTCCGGCCTCGGCGTGCTCTGGCTCGCTATCTCCCCCATTCTCGGACAGTTCGGCCTGCTGATCGCTCTGAGCGTGCTCTACTCCTATCTCGCCTCGATCCTCGTTCTCCCGACGACGCTCGTCCTTTGGGACCGATACGTCGCCGCGGGCGCCGGGAGTGCGCTCGCACTCGGGGGAGCGGACGCCGACCCGTCGCCGCTCGACTGA
- a CDS encoding TrmB family transcriptional regulator: MTNNTPTNAETDTLVEEVVGTLRTFELTEYEAKCFVALTRLREGTAKEVSDVADVPRARIYDSMDALQDRGLVSVQESKPRRFRAVSPREAVDLLERECRSRLERLGTALPRLGSPNRTTGAGEVWTMEGEAAVAERLATLVADADSEVLLAIAVDDLLNDDLIDALAAAVDRSVDIVIGSPGEPIRERLQKAVPDADVVETWTWWEAHPIEAGAVTSVCMVDGNALLVSADAETELPGVRKHRAIWTDSADAPVVGLMRPLLATAISGQGNEPSSTASR, encoded by the coding sequence GTGACGAACAATACACCAACGAACGCAGAAACGGACACGCTCGTCGAGGAGGTCGTGGGGACGCTCCGGACCTTCGAACTCACCGAGTACGAGGCGAAATGTTTCGTGGCCCTGACGCGCCTGCGCGAGGGCACGGCAAAGGAGGTGAGCGATGTCGCGGACGTGCCGCGCGCGCGCATCTACGACAGTATGGACGCGCTTCAGGACCGCGGGTTGGTGAGCGTCCAGGAGTCGAAACCCCGACGATTCCGGGCCGTCTCCCCCCGCGAAGCCGTCGATCTCCTCGAACGGGAGTGTCGGAGCCGACTGGAGCGTCTCGGCACCGCCCTCCCCCGACTGGGATCGCCGAACCGAACCACGGGCGCCGGCGAGGTGTGGACGATGGAAGGCGAGGCGGCCGTCGCCGAACGACTCGCGACGCTCGTCGCCGACGCCGACTCGGAGGTGTTGCTCGCCATCGCCGTCGACGACCTGCTCAACGACGACCTGATCGACGCGCTGGCCGCCGCGGTCGACCGCAGCGTCGACATCGTGATCGGGTCACCCGGCGAACCGATCCGCGAACGCCTGCAGAAGGCGGTCCCCGACGCCGACGTGGTCGAGACGTGGACGTGGTGGGAGGCTCACCCCATCGAGGCCGGCGCCGTCACGAGCGTCTGCATGGTCGACGGCAACGCCCTCCTCGTCAGCGCCGACGCCGAAACCGAACTTCCCGGCGTCCGCAAACACCGGGCGATCTGGACCGACAGCGCCGACGCCCCCGTCGTCGGCCTGATGCGCCCCCTGCTCGCCACCGCGATCAGCGGTCAGGGAAACGAGCCGTCCTCCACCGCGTCCCGATAG
- a CDS encoding chemotaxis protein CheW: protein MTEPTTQPDPDADDAAAELDEEMAAALADIDTSDAASSVAAVVDADDVSPEADGDVTDDEDSTDDETISVLEFVLGDERYCLDITFIEQIVERGTVTRIPNAPDFVEGVIDLRGDITTVIDPMETLAAESEDDGDLIVVFDSTRMDDEWSVGWAVDGVRRVSTVSLSTVKESPVDEPWINGVVNRDDGEFVIWTEPGELMRTDGADAA, encoded by the coding sequence ATGACGGAGCCGACCACACAGCCCGACCCGGACGCCGACGACGCCGCGGCGGAACTCGACGAAGAGATGGCCGCGGCCCTCGCGGACATCGACACGTCCGACGCGGCGTCGTCCGTCGCGGCCGTCGTCGACGCGGACGACGTGTCGCCCGAGGCTGACGGGGACGTGACGGACGACGAGGACTCGACCGACGACGAGACGATTTCGGTCCTCGAGTTCGTCCTTGGCGACGAGCGCTACTGTCTGGACATCACTTTTATCGAACAGATCGTCGAACGCGGGACGGTCACGCGGATTCCGAACGCGCCCGACTTCGTCGAGGGCGTCATCGACCTCCGTGGCGACATCACGACCGTCATCGACCCGATGGAGACGCTGGCGGCCGAGTCGGAGGACGACGGCGACCTGATCGTCGTCTTCGACTCGACGCGGATGGACGACGAGTGGAGCGTCGGGTGGGCCGTCGACGGCGTCCGGCGGGTGTCGACCGTCTCGCTTTCGACGGTCAAGGAATCCCCGGTCGACGAACCGTGGATCAACGGCGTGGTCAACCGCGACGACGGCGAGTTCGTCATCTGGACGGAGCCGGGCGAACTGATGCGCACCGACGGCGCCGACGCGGCGTAA
- a CDS encoding transcription initiation factor IIB has translation MSQQSETLRETGGEQRATTTDEGVCPECDAALVVDESHGETTCSECGLVVEEDGIDHGPEWRAFDSSERAEKSRVGAPTTKLLHDDGLSSVIDWQDRDAKGRTIDGSKRRKLQRLRTWDERFRSKNAQERNLKQALGEIDRMSSALGLPETVRETASVVYRRALEDDLLRGRSIEAMATASLYAAARQASVPRSLDEFEPVSRVERKEFSRAYRYIVRELELAIEPANPLEYLPRFASDLDLDGDTTTRARSLLEEGMESGVHSGKSPVGLAAAALYAASILEGEKVTQKEVCSVSDVSEVTVRNRYTELLEAGTDPDAARGAA, from the coding sequence ATGAGCCAGCAGTCCGAAACCCTCCGAGAGACCGGCGGGGAACAGCGTGCGACGACCACCGACGAGGGCGTCTGTCCGGAGTGCGATGCGGCGCTCGTCGTCGACGAGTCCCACGGCGAGACGACCTGCAGCGAGTGTGGTCTCGTCGTCGAGGAAGACGGGATCGACCACGGCCCCGAGTGGCGCGCCTTCGACTCCAGCGAACGCGCCGAGAAGAGCCGGGTCGGGGCGCCGACGACCAAACTCCTCCACGACGACGGCCTCTCCTCGGTCATCGACTGGCAGGACCGCGACGCCAAGGGTCGGACCATCGACGGGAGCAAGCGTCGGAAGCTCCAGCGTCTGCGCACCTGGGACGAGCGCTTCCGCTCGAAGAACGCCCAAGAGCGCAATCTGAAGCAGGCACTCGGCGAAATCGATCGGATGTCCTCCGCGCTCGGCCTGCCCGAGACCGTCCGCGAGACGGCGAGTGTCGTCTACCGCCGGGCGCTGGAGGACGACCTCCTGCGCGGGCGCTCCATCGAGGCGATGGCCACGGCGTCGCTGTACGCCGCCGCCCGACAGGCCTCCGTCCCCCGGAGTCTCGACGAGTTCGAACCCGTCAGCCGCGTCGAGCGCAAGGAGTTCTCGCGGGCCTACCGCTACATCGTCCGCGAACTCGAACTCGCAATCGAACCCGCCAACCCCCTCGAATATCTACCCCGGTTCGCCTCGGATCTCGACCTCGACGGCGATACGACGACTCGCGCCCGTTCCCTCCTCGAGGAGGGCATGGAGAGTGGCGTCCACAGCGGGAAAAGCCCCGTCGGCCTCGCGGCCGCGGCGCTCTACGCCGCCTCGATCCTCGAGGGCGAGAAGGTGACCCAGAAGGAGGTCTGCTCCGTCAGCGACGTGTCCGAAGTGACCGTCCGCAACCGCTACACCGAACTCCTCGAAGCCGGAACCGATCCCGACGCGGCTCGCGGCGCCGCGTAG
- a CDS encoding AIM24 family protein: MSLEGFAGANAPTEGGDTFQLQNRKLLAVDLDGAVTALAGSMVAYSGDVTFSGKASAEGGVTGFIKSKATSEGTPVMEAEGTGRLYLADGGKEVGLVTLDEGESISVNGNDVLAFADTVDYEIGTIDSLAGSSAGGLTNVYLTGPGDVAITTHGDPVVLEPPVRTDPSATVAWSGSLSPSADVNRSLSDLVGQSSDETYQLSFEGEGGFVVVQPFEEGA; encoded by the coding sequence ATGTCACTCGAGGGATTCGCCGGCGCGAACGCACCGACCGAGGGAGGGGACACCTTCCAGCTACAGAATCGCAAGCTGCTCGCCGTTGATCTCGACGGCGCCGTGACGGCACTCGCGGGATCGATGGTCGCGTACAGCGGCGACGTGACGTTCTCGGGGAAGGCTTCCGCCGAGGGTGGCGTGACGGGCTTCATCAAGAGCAAGGCGACCAGCGAGGGGACACCCGTGATGGAGGCCGAAGGGACGGGACGGCTCTACCTCGCCGACGGGGGCAAGGAGGTGGGTCTCGTCACCCTCGACGAGGGTGAGTCCATCTCGGTCAACGGCAACGACGTGCTCGCCTTCGCCGACACCGTCGACTACGAAATCGGGACCATCGACAGCCTCGCCGGCTCTTCGGCCGGCGGGCTGACCAACGTCTACCTCACCGGACCGGGCGACGTGGCGATCACGACCCACGGCGATCCGGTCGTGCTTGAGCCGCCGGTGCGGACCGATCCAAGCGCGACCGTCGCGTGGAGCGGGTCGCTCTCGCCGAGCGCGGACGTGAACCGGAGTCTGAGCGATCTGGTCGGCCAGTCCTCCGACGAAACCTACCAGCTATCCTTCGAGGGTGAGGGGGGCTTCGTCGTCGTCCAGCCGTTCGAGGAGGGTGCGTAA
- a CDS encoding ketopantoate reductase family protein: MEILVFGAGSLGSLVGGLLAREHDVSLVGRDPHATAVNDDGLRITGVESVDVRPAATTDATGTSADLALVTVKTYDTEAAARTLATGDYDAVCSLQNGMGNEDVLADTVDASVLAGTATYGARLVDPGHVEWTGRGTITVGAWRPVDDATTADRVAAAFRAAGLDAAATADIRTRLWEKLAVNAAINPVTALSRVENGALTERPLAALARPAAVETAAVARAAGTDLDDGTARDAAETVARETARNRSSMLQDVTRGRRTEIDAINGYVVDRAAATGTSAPVNRTLADLIRGWEAGVGVRPPGHE; encoded by the coding sequence ATGGAGATCCTCGTCTTCGGCGCCGGGAGCCTCGGCAGCCTCGTCGGTGGCCTCCTCGCCCGCGAGCACGACGTGAGCCTCGTCGGGCGCGACCCCCACGCCACGGCGGTGAACGACGACGGCCTGCGGATCACGGGCGTCGAATCGGTCGACGTTCGGCCGGCGGCGACGACGGACGCGACGGGCACGAGCGCCGACCTCGCGCTCGTGACGGTGAAAACCTACGACACCGAGGCCGCGGCGCGGACGCTCGCGACCGGCGACTACGACGCCGTCTGCTCGCTCCAGAACGGGATGGGAAACGAGGACGTACTCGCCGACACCGTCGACGCATCCGTCCTCGCCGGGACGGCGACGTACGGGGCGCGACTTGTCGACCCGGGGCACGTCGAGTGGACCGGCCGCGGAACGATCACGGTCGGCGCGTGGCGGCCGGTAGACGACGCGACGACGGCGGATCGAGTCGCCGCGGCGTTTCGCGCGGCCGGTCTCGACGCCGCGGCCACGGCCGACATCCGGACCCGGCTCTGGGAGAAGCTGGCGGTCAACGCGGCGATCAACCCCGTGACGGCGCTTTCACGGGTCGAAAACGGCGCGCTGACGGAGCGGCCACTCGCGGCGCTCGCCCGGCCGGCGGCCGTCGAGACGGCGGCCGTCGCCCGCGCCGCGGGTACCGACCTCGACGACGGGACGGCGCGGGACGCGGCCGAGACGGTCGCGCGCGAGACGGCACGGAACCGATCGTCGATGCTTCAGGACGTGACTCGTGGACGGCGCACGGAAATCGACGCGATCAACGGCTACGTGGTGGATCGCGCGGCGGCGACCGGTACGTCGGCGCCGGTCAACCGGACGCTCGCCGACCTGATCCGGGGGTGGGAGGCGGGCGTCGGCGTCCGTCCACCCGGACACGAATAG
- a CDS encoding TetR/AcrR family transcriptional regulator: MNEHSVTVAFDDPFGRDTDDTRTTIMHATYEALIEHGYENLTIQRIGDEFPKSKSLIYQHYGGKDEVLVALLEFLLEHFETQVPEPTGGDAHDCLWTVIEYVLAPDPDADRAELTKVMVELRGQAPHNETFEECFAANDRRFRRNLADIVERGIAEGVYRPADADAVAEFLLTVMNGGTLRRATAADAVDVAAIRDEVEAYLRCRLLREDKKG, translated from the coding sequence GTGAATGAACATTCAGTCACCGTGGCCTTCGACGACCCCTTCGGGCGCGACACCGACGACACCCGGACGACGATCATGCACGCGACCTACGAGGCGCTGATCGAACACGGGTACGAGAACCTCACCATCCAGCGGATCGGCGACGAGTTTCCCAAGAGCAAGTCGCTCATCTACCAGCATTACGGGGGGAAAGACGAGGTGCTGGTGGCGCTGCTCGAGTTCCTCCTCGAACACTTCGAGACGCAGGTGCCGGAGCCGACCGGAGGCGACGCCCACGACTGCCTGTGGACCGTCATCGAGTACGTCCTCGCACCGGACCCGGACGCCGACCGGGCCGAACTGACGAAGGTGATGGTGGAGCTCCGGGGGCAGGCGCCACACAACGAGACGTTCGAGGAGTGTTTCGCGGCCAACGACCGCCGGTTCCGACGGAACCTCGCGGACATCGTCGAACGCGGTATCGCGGAGGGTGTCTACCGACCGGCCGACGCCGACGCCGTCGCCGAGTTCCTGTTGACAGTGATGAACGGTGGGACGCTCAGGCGGGCAACGGCAGCCGACGCCGTGGATGTCGCGGCCATCAGGGACGAAGTCGAAGCCTACCTTCGGTGTCGACTGCTACGAGAAGACAAAAAGGGGTGA